Proteins encoded by one window of Enterococcus saccharolyticus subsp. saccharolyticus:
- the rpoN gene encoding RNA polymerase factor sigma-54, translating into MKFEQQFSQQQKQTQKLAMTQKLQQSIQVLQFSTEELSNFIDNQALENPLLDVTQPNYTSNYSKPRTSTGTEMNRLNQIPDTTISLFEHLIDQIHLNYRDTYLRTLVLYLVEYIDLNGYLTISLDEAVAKTGGTPIQLLDALTLIQQLEPAGVGARNLQECLMLQTERDNYAPEIAYLLLEEYFIELVERKWDSIAKKLLISLADVQKVFDYIQTLTPAPGAIFGSTEGLYIIPDLTVKVEEQQVTVFSNRSGMPEIKFQQNYFEQMKQSGDPDVLKYLKDKQQDFEWLKKTVEQRGDTIFNVGKAIVERQQEFFLNKEHPIKPLILKDISEELAIHESTVSRAVNGKYLETDFGVFELKHFFSQKLASDDGERSTNDVKHRLQALVDAENKAKPLSDQKLVDLLNEEGIDISRRTVAKYRDLLKIPSSAKRKRYDEA; encoded by the coding sequence ATGAAATTCGAGCAACAGTTTTCACAACAACAAAAACAAACCCAAAAACTAGCGATGACGCAGAAATTGCAGCAATCGATTCAAGTTTTACAATTTTCAACAGAAGAATTATCTAACTTTATTGACAATCAAGCATTAGAAAACCCACTATTAGATGTCACACAACCGAATTATACATCGAATTATTCCAAACCGCGTACATCCACCGGCACTGAAATGAATCGTTTGAATCAAATTCCCGATACAACCATCTCTTTATTTGAACATTTGATTGATCAAATTCATTTAAATTATCGTGATACATATTTACGGACACTTGTTCTTTATTTAGTTGAGTACATTGATTTGAATGGTTATCTCACAATTTCGTTAGATGAAGCAGTGGCGAAAACAGGTGGGACACCCATTCAACTACTAGATGCGTTAACGCTTATTCAACAATTAGAACCAGCAGGAGTAGGAGCGCGCAATCTTCAAGAATGTTTAATGTTACAAACAGAGCGTGATAACTATGCACCAGAAATTGCATATCTATTATTGGAAGAATATTTTATTGAATTAGTCGAGCGTAAATGGGACAGCATTGCTAAAAAATTGTTGATTTCATTGGCTGACGTTCAAAAAGTGTTTGATTACATTCAGACGTTAACGCCAGCACCAGGTGCAATTTTTGGTTCAACAGAAGGGTTGTATATCATTCCTGATTTAACCGTTAAAGTTGAAGAACAACAAGTGACAGTTTTTTCTAACCGCAGCGGGATGCCCGAAATTAAATTTCAGCAAAATTATTTTGAACAAATGAAACAAAGTGGAGATCCTGATGTTTTGAAATATCTGAAAGACAAGCAGCAAGATTTTGAATGGTTGAAAAAAACAGTTGAACAACGTGGCGATACCATTTTTAATGTGGGGAAAGCAATTGTTGAAAGACAACAAGAATTCTTTTTAAATAAAGAACATCCGATAAAACCATTAATTTTAAAAGATATTTCAGAAGAATTAGCCATCCATGAATCCACCGTTAGTCGCGCAGTGAATGGCAAATATTTAGAAACAGACTTCGGTGTATTTGAATTAAAACATTTCTTCAGCCAAAAATTAGCTTCTGATGATGGGGAACGCTCGACCAATGATGTCAAACATCGTTTACAAGCATTAGTGGATGCTGAGAACAAAGCCAAGCCACTTTCTGATCAAAAATTAGTCGATCTATTGAACGAAGAAGGCATTGATATTTCACGAAGAACGGTCGCAAAATACCGCGATTTATTAAAAATTCCATCTTCTGCTAAACGTAAAAGATACGATGAGGCATAA
- the rpoE gene encoding DNA-directed RNA polymerase subunit delta, whose translation MEINVFEGVNRNELSMIEVAGAILSQKGDVMDFSDLVNEIQTYLGKSDSDIRDSLAQFYTDLNIDGSFISLGDNRWGLRSWYAIDSIDEEVNHGIDEDDEDAPRRRKRKKVNAFISDDEDAIDYNDDDPEDTDLTDEDDDDDLFDDDDEDEEIAAYNSDLQEIGATNDDDEEELPGSIEEDLTIIDDDDDDEFDEEDEEL comes from the coding sequence TTGGAAATTAATGTATTTGAAGGTGTAAATAGAAACGAATTGTCCATGATTGAAGTTGCCGGTGCAATTTTATCTCAAAAAGGCGATGTAATGGATTTTTCAGATTTAGTAAATGAGATTCAAACGTATTTAGGAAAATCTGATAGTGATATTCGTGATTCATTGGCGCAGTTTTATACAGACTTAAACATTGATGGTAGTTTCATTTCTTTAGGTGATAATCGTTGGGGCTTACGTTCATGGTATGCCATTGATTCGATTGACGAAGAAGTAAACCATGGAATTGACGAAGACGACGAAGATGCACCACGCCGTCGTAAACGTAAGAAAGTAAATGCCTTCATTAGTGATGATGAAGATGCAATTGACTACAACGATGATGATCCAGAAGATACAGATCTAACTGATGAAGACGATGATGATGATTTATTTGATGATGACGATGAAGATGAAGAAATCGCAGCATACAACTCTGATTTACAAGAAATCGGCGCAACAAATGACGATGATGAAGAAGAACTTCCTGGAAGTATTGAAGAAGACTTAACAATCATTGACGATGATGACGACGATGAATTTGATGAAGAAGACGAAGAATTATAA
- a CDS encoding DUF1934 domain-containing protein yields the protein MDLTKGVPVAIRLKTEVTQNNEFQEFLFDLQGQVVKMGDTLYIRYKEVQDDQSEIPVTMKISPDGTIQLIRSGEMRLRLKFVYREKADTSYQTPYGVMFFSTYTSNLHFSLKDQPTSGKVSVDYDLFTAGDKIGEYKLSLEFTA from the coding sequence GTGGATTTAACAAAAGGCGTACCTGTTGCCATACGTTTGAAAACAGAAGTGACTCAAAACAATGAATTCCAAGAATTTTTATTCGATTTACAAGGACAAGTGGTTAAGATGGGAGATACTCTTTATATTCGTTATAAAGAAGTCCAAGATGACCAGTCAGAAATTCCTGTAACAATGAAAATTTCACCAGATGGAACGATTCAATTAATTCGTTCAGGTGAAATGCGTCTGCGTTTAAAATTTGTTTATCGCGAAAAAGCAGATACGAGTTATCAAACTCCATATGGCGTGATGTTTTTCAGTACATACACCAGTAATCTTCATTTTAGTTTAAAAGACCAACCGACTTCTGGAAAAGTGTCTGTGGATTACGATTTATTTACAGCGGGCGATAAAATCGGTGAGTATAAACTCTCATTAGAATTTACTGCTTGA
- a CDS encoding lipoate--protein ligase family protein — MKQLFDQAIFTENNAYLPFALTDVFTEHASVTSQEMIHFWQCDQTFILGMKDTRVTHLQRGLTQVLQHNYQPVVRNSGGLGVIADKGVLNVSLIFPREETTTTDSAYEQMMAVTQQAFPELTIDAYEIVDSYCPGTFDLSVNGKKIAGIAQRRVKNGVAVMMYLSVNGNQHQRGEVVRHFYQQSLEEKFGTDGYPAVDPACMTTIENVLGQPMSIQQTKERFIQTLGIQPTATDPLQWVKEALHTELLQKKLTSMQQRNLQIKELSDGYSV, encoded by the coding sequence ATGAAGCAATTATTTGACCAAGCAATATTTACGGAAAACAATGCCTACTTGCCTTTTGCCTTAACAGATGTCTTTACAGAACATGCCAGCGTAACTTCTCAAGAAATGATTCATTTTTGGCAATGCGACCAGACATTTATTTTAGGGATGAAAGATACTCGGGTCACACATTTGCAACGAGGGCTTACACAAGTACTGCAACACAACTACCAACCAGTCGTTAGAAACTCTGGTGGATTAGGTGTCATTGCTGATAAAGGAGTCTTAAATGTCTCATTGATTTTCCCACGTGAGGAAACAACGACCACAGATAGCGCCTATGAACAAATGATGGCTGTCACACAACAAGCATTTCCTGAATTAACGATTGATGCCTACGAAATTGTTGATTCTTATTGTCCAGGAACCTTTGATTTAAGTGTCAATGGCAAAAAAATTGCAGGTATTGCGCAACGTCGAGTGAAAAACGGAGTGGCAGTCATGATGTATTTAAGTGTCAATGGCAACCAACACCAACGTGGCGAAGTCGTGCGCCATTTTTACCAACAAAGTTTGGAAGAAAAATTTGGGACAGATGGCTATCCGGCAGTAGATCCTGCTTGTATGACTACCATTGAAAATGTATTGGGTCAACCAATGTCCATCCAACAAACAAAAGAGCGTTTCATTCAAACCTTAGGGATTCAACCAACAGCAACTGATCCATTACAATGGGTCAAAGAAGCACTGCATACCGAATTACTACAAAAAAAATTAACAAGTATGCAGCAACGTAATTTACAAATAAAGGAGTTAAGTGATGGCTATTCCGTATAA
- a CDS encoding HD domain-containing protein has translation MAIPYKFRKLPIEKVFRDPVHQYVHVQHQVIWDLINAKEFQRLRRIKQLGTASFTFHGAEHSRFSHSLGVYEITRRICDVFKRNYSTEKIADGWDDSERLIALCAALLHDVGHGPYSHTFEHIFHTDHEAITVAIITSPDTEIYQILNRVEEGFPEKVASVIMKTYPNPQVVQMISSQIDADRMDYLLRDAYFTGTEYGTFDLTRILRVIRPYQGGIAFAMNGMHAVEDYIVSRYQMYVQIYFHPTSRGMEVVLEHLLHRAHVLYKKDSRFFEKTSQLLLPFLEEDFSLEDYLRLDDGVLNTYFNHWLDSTDPILNDLAARFLNRKPLKSCRFQPDTQMALIDTMKAIVSEVGFNAKYYTGINSNFDLPYDFYRPKRDKHRTQIELQQKDGTLMELSKVSPLVKALAGQEQGDHRFYFPKEMVDQSSQDNYDLFGESYQQFANHIHNGELVE, from the coding sequence ATGGCTATTCCGTATAAATTTCGAAAACTACCAATCGAAAAAGTATTTCGTGACCCTGTTCACCAATATGTACATGTCCAACATCAAGTAATTTGGGATTTAATCAATGCCAAAGAATTTCAACGTTTACGACGAATCAAACAGCTAGGTACCGCTTCTTTTACCTTCCATGGTGCCGAACATAGCCGTTTTTCTCATTCATTAGGCGTTTATGAAATTACACGTCGAATCTGCGATGTCTTTAAACGCAACTACTCGACAGAAAAAATCGCTGATGGTTGGGATGACTCTGAACGTTTAATTGCGTTATGCGCAGCTTTATTACACGATGTCGGTCATGGGCCGTATTCTCATACATTTGAACATATTTTTCATACTGACCACGAAGCGATTACAGTGGCGATTATCACCTCGCCTGATACAGAAATTTACCAAATTTTAAACCGTGTGGAAGAAGGATTTCCAGAAAAAGTAGCAAGTGTTATTATGAAGACTTATCCTAATCCACAAGTCGTACAAATGATTTCAAGTCAAATCGATGCGGACCGTATGGATTACTTGTTGCGTGATGCCTACTTTACCGGCACCGAATATGGCACTTTTGACTTAACTCGTATCTTGCGAGTGATTCGTCCCTATCAAGGCGGAATTGCTTTTGCGATGAATGGCATGCACGCTGTGGAAGATTATATCGTGAGTCGTTATCAAATGTATGTCCAAATCTATTTTCACCCCACTTCACGTGGCATGGAAGTCGTGCTAGAGCACCTCTTACATCGTGCACATGTCTTATATAAAAAAGACAGTCGCTTTTTTGAAAAGACGTCACAGCTACTACTGCCATTTTTAGAAGAAGATTTTTCTTTAGAAGATTATTTGCGTTTGGATGATGGGGTGTTAAATACGTATTTCAATCATTGGTTAGATAGTACTGATCCTATTTTAAATGACTTAGCGGCACGCTTTTTAAATCGTAAACCTTTAAAATCTTGCCGTTTCCAACCAGATACGCAAATGGCTTTGATTGATACAATGAAAGCCATTGTCTCGGAAGTTGGTTTTAACGCAAAATATTATACAGGAATTAATTCCAATTTCGATTTACCGTATGATTTCTACCGTCCAAAACGTGACAAACATCGCACACAAATTGAGTTACAACAAAAAGATGGCACATTGATGGAATTGTCCAAAGTTAGCCCATTAGTTAAAGCTTTAGCTGGACAAGAACAAGGTGACCACCGTTTTTATTTTCCTAAAGAAATGGTTGACCAATCGTCACAAGACAACTATGATTTATTTGGAGAGTCATATCAGCAATTTGCCAATCATATTCACAATGGCGAATTAGTTGAATAA
- the yidA gene encoding sugar-phosphatase: MSIKLIAIDIDGTLLNSQHQLTHEVRTALKQAEAQGVKIVLCTGRPLTGVESLLEELDLFSGDDYVITYNGSLVQSTHDKEIVSKFGLSHDDYLEIELLARKLGVHLHTETEDTMYTSNRDISPYTVHEAFLVNMPLKYRTPEEMTEDLSIIKMMMIDEPAFLDEIIPLIPESFMEKYTVVKSAPFFLEILNKEVHKGAALERLAAHLGLDRSEVMALGDNENDVTMIEYAGLGVAMANATDNVKKVADVLTTSNDEHGVAEAINNYVLNA; the protein is encoded by the coding sequence ATGTCTATCAAATTAATTGCTATCGACATTGATGGCACACTGTTAAACAGTCAACATCAGTTAACACACGAAGTCCGTACTGCATTGAAACAAGCCGAAGCACAAGGTGTGAAAATTGTCTTGTGTACAGGGCGTCCATTAACAGGCGTCGAATCTTTATTAGAAGAATTAGATTTATTTAGTGGAGATGATTACGTGATTACGTATAATGGTTCACTCGTGCAAAGTACACATGACAAAGAAATCGTGTCAAAATTTGGATTAAGTCACGATGATTATTTAGAAATTGAATTATTAGCGCGTAAATTAGGAGTTCATTTACACACAGAAACAGAAGATACCATGTATACATCGAACCGTGACATTAGCCCTTACACTGTGCACGAAGCATTTTTAGTAAATATGCCTTTGAAATACCGCACACCAGAAGAAATGACAGAAGACTTATCTATTATCAAAATGATGATGATTGATGAACCAGCTTTCTTAGATGAGATTATTCCTCTTATTCCTGAAAGCTTTATGGAAAAATACACTGTCGTGAAAAGTGCGCCTTTCTTCTTAGAAATTTTAAATAAAGAAGTCCACAAAGGGGCTGCATTAGAACGTTTAGCCGCACATTTAGGATTAGACCGTTCTGAAGTAATGGCACTAGGCGATAACGAAAATGATGTCACAATGATTGAATACGCTGGTTTAGGCGTAGCTATGGCCAATGCAACTGACAATGTAAAAAAAGTGGCAGATGTTTTAACAACATCTAACGACGAACATGGCGTAGCAGAAGCCATCAACAACTATGTTTTAAATGCGTAA